In Lytechinus pictus isolate F3 Inbred chromosome 13, Lp3.0, whole genome shotgun sequence, the DNA window TGTGCGCAAAGTGCACTGCTAAAGTGAAAGCCATTGATAAGCGAGGTAAAGAATGTAAGCAAGGAGGGGACAGCTTTACTGCTAACATGCAAACCCCTGATGGAGGGTCGCTCCCATGTGAGTTCTTTGATAACGACAATGGGACCTACACTATCACCTTCAGACCAAAAGTGGCTGGGACACATGAACTGAACATTCTAGTCTCTggacagccaatcaaaagcagcCCTTTGCAGGTAAAAGTACAGCCAGTAAGGTTACAGGCCAAGAGTTCCTTTGTTGGTGGTCCGTGCATGTTCGGGTTGGACATTCCTAACAGGTATAGGGTTCCTTTTGGGGACAAACGCGATGAGAGCGAGACGGAACGGGCCTGTCTCACTCCTGATATGATGAACATTTTTGTAAGAAATCAGGAGGGGAAACCTGTGGATTCCTCGGTCATAGGCTGTGTTTGTAATGACAGGGAAGTCTCAACCTACAATGTTCGCTTCTTGCCAGCATCACCAGGGGATTATGACATCAATGTGCTTCTGAAGACAACAGGTGATGTCATCGCTCAACAGGTTATACCAGTTCACGAAAAGGAGCAGATAGGACGCAGCGGAAGTGGTGTAGGGGAACTGCTCAACCCGACAGACCTCACCATAACTCCGCACGGGGACATCTTTGTAGCGGATACTGTGGAGAACTCTCGCATCCAGCGCTTCTCCTCAGACGGTAGATACCTCAGTCAATTCCCAGTAGACTTCCAAGAACCAGCCTTGATAGGTTCTGACTCTGCTCACATAGCAGCAGTGTTCCTAAGCTCAAAGCAAGTAGTTGTTTACACCTACGATGGCTACCCCGTCCACCAATTTGGACATGACCAGCTTACCCATCCTCACGGTATAGCTCTCAACTCCCTGGGAAACATCTACATCATTGACCTCACCCTACAATGCCTTCTAATCTTCACCAAGGTCGGCAAGCTTCTCACCCGTCTTGGACAAGAGGGTTCCCGTCCGGGAGAATTCAACCATCCCCATTTCATCGCCATCGGCTCCGATGATCACATATTCGTGAGCGAAGCCCGTAACTTCCGCATCCAGGAACTCAGCAGCATTGGCTCTTATGTCAAAGAACTCCGCTCAAAGGACAAAATGGCTGAACCCGGATCCATCGCCATAACGACTGGAGGTCATCTTCTGGTGCACGACGAGAAGAGCCAGAAGATACAGATTGTTAACTTGGATGAGAATCGATTTGCAGGGAATCTGCCTCTAGAGCTTATCCAACCAAACACTGGACGCATCGATGTCACACATGATGGTTACATAATCATCCTTGACATGTTTCATCACTGCCTTTGGCGATACCGTATACCATATGAGTCTTGataaaaacatatttgtttGTAAGATAATATGTCTATATctattgtacataaaaattGTGTGGAATATACAGTGAACAACAAAGATACATTGAATTGTTTGTGCCTATAAACCAAAGTGAATGCAGTATTGTAGGTATCTTGAATTGatgtaccgtaagtaacggactataaaccgcatCCGTGttttaaccgcacccccaactttggactaaaaaaaaaaaaaaaaatccttctcacatttacatgcatatttgaggtacgaagaaacaaaaactcagttaaagatttcaaggtatccaaagagattaccggtatgcggaaatctgctgttcttgatcaatttacacactcactcacctcacagtcacagtgtacacacacacagcacttcTGTTcttacattgcaaactacgatacggtaccagcactgcagtacatcttatcaaattatgatgtgtCTTTCCCGGCATAGGaagaagaaacattcacatttcttgcatcacaacctcacaatcactttcaaaatttgacaatatttgcttaagatcgtaataatcgcttcccattaccacggctc includes these proteins:
- the LOC129275011 gene encoding tripartite motif-containing protein 2-like, whose amino-acid sequence is MVKFVSGKTGYHDEIFNMWNREIQQANKMEGDETHISTAHIDLTPPTSPKPTGDTPPQPTPSTTATPTDVSEKPIDSMESVRNEVREFFRRCREMLDSREQALLQQLSEERKVIKPPLLTKKRKSVKNHTHQLKLNPLGSIEEGSGSDENGSKPLNNKEEEKQNGCEVELNAKDTLKRKRGRKLKTARHVDIKDENGYHPTSNINKFHLSKVDKKEMKQYENAVQNLGLIYVGNADPSKTIAVARPALVCAKCTAKVKAIDKRGKECKQGGDSFTANMQTPDGGSLPCEFFDNDNGTYTITFRPKVAGTHELNILVSGQPIKSSPLQVKVQPVRLQAKSSFVGGPCMFGLDIPNRYRVPFGDKRDESETERACLTPDMMNIFVRNQEGKPVDSSVIGCVCNDREVSTYNVRFLPASPGDYDINVLLKTTGDVIAQQVIPVHEKEQIGRSGSGVGELLNPTDLTITPHGDIFVADTVENSRIQRFSSDGRYLSQFPVDFQEPALIGSDSAHIAAVFLSSKQVVVYTYDGYPVHQFGHDQLTHPHGIALNSLGNIYIIDLTLQCLLIFTKVGKLLTRLGQEGSRPGEFNHPHFIAIGSDDHIFVSEARNFRIQELSSIGSYVKELRSKDKMAEPGSIAITTGGHLLVHDEKSQKIQIVNLDENRFAGNLPLELIQPNTGRIDVTHDGYIIILDMFHHCLWRYRIPYES